Genomic DNA from Octopus bimaculoides isolate UCB-OBI-ISO-001 chromosome 3, ASM119413v2, whole genome shotgun sequence:
TGCTTCAGTACTTTGCATTGTACCATGGCCAAAGCATGTTCTTGAATGACGTCATTCTCACTAGTTTTCTCTAGAAGGTTCTgaaaacaacaagcaaaacaatGTAGAATATAGTAAGTGATGAAAATCTAGGAAATTTTAACAAAAAGGAAGTGTAGGGAGATGTCATTTCTCAAATAAAATAACTGCTTCTGACACAGAcccaaggcctgagatttgggtgggtgggtgtaagtgattagtcaattacattgatttagtatttgactggtacttttttttttattgatcccaaaaggatggaaagcaatgttgacctcggtaagatttgaactaaCAATATAAGGTGCTGAAAAATTTATTGCCAACTACTTTGTCTGATGTTGTAATAATTTTGCCAATTCACTTCTCTTCTCAAAATAAtggcataaaataaaaacaatcatagGAGTTTGTTTTGATTTGGCATACAACAAATGATAAAGACAGTAGAAGAGTACATTTTCACTGGATCAACAATACAgaacaggtatggctgtgtggttaagatgtctGCATTGCAGCCATgtcatttcaggttcaatcctgtgTAGCACCATGAACAAGTGTGTTCTACAGTGGAATTCGGAAAACAGAAAATGGGcaaaagccacacacacatgcacatgaagcttttatcttttagttagGAGGGAAGGCAGTATCCATGATCCTTCACAGGACCTCTGACACTAGTGGGACAGAGGGAGGAAGGTATCCTCAATTTGGAGTTTTAgccaaatgcttacaacagagtagATANNNNNNNNNNNNNNNNNNNNNNNNNNNNNNNNNNNNNNNNNNNNNNNNNNNNNNNNNNNNNNNNNNNNNTGGGTGGGTggctagtcgatcacatcaacctcaACActggactagtactttattttatcaactcccaaagGGACGGAAGGCAAAATTaacaaccttttagcatttaaactggtcatatctggccaagatattctgcctgttttatgctaaaaatgACCTGATCCAACATcttacacctaccttacaatgtcattctataaagaagcaatcacatcatcaaaatctcaaagccacgagacaatgcatgattaactcaaaataacgtgaataaataaatgttacattagacagaataatccgaatgctaaggggttaagagagagatttgaactcagaacacagaatCAGAACTAAATATCACacaggtattttgtccaatgctctaatgattccaTTGGAATATATTCAACAGTTTACTGCAACCCACCACCCTTTGAaatactaccactgctgctgctactactactacaactgctgctgttgctactactactacttacccGGAATGTTGATAAAATGATCCTGCTGACTTTCTCTTTAACTGATTCACTGAGAATATCAGacaaaatttcaataatattgtatctgaagaataagaaaaagaaagaaacggatTCATAAACATCCTTGCTGTTATCAGTCTTAACAAATATTTCTccattaatacagttctatatttaagagatgaggaattatgtacattatctacattatttacatctgacagatatgcccatgggcatatggcatagtggttactaaccccaagattccgagttcgattccaggcagtgacctgaataataataataataacatcgaaaaatacctcaggaatgagaacccaggttcaaaatttccccaagtcagctgatgaaggctggagggtatatcagccgaaatgttgtgttaacaacaaacaagatgaggacaaatatccatcaaatgtaaataatgtatttctcCTTTAATACATAGTTGTGAATGTAGTTATAGTAGAGTATAGcttatacactgaaaaagaagggatgTATGTATAGCATGCAAAggtaacaaggaaaaaaaaaacaacaacctactTGTTCATTTTCTCCACAAGTTTTGGACTAAATGACAAAGACCAGAGACAGAAGATTAGTTGGTACTGGATCTGGAACCCAACTTTGCTTCCAGCCAGGACAGTGACGATACTGAAAGGAGAGTAAATGGTAGATtgatgatatatgatgatgaccaaacttcacacacacacaaacaaatatacacataagcataaaagtaacataaatgtatacacatatacatgaattggcacagatgcatgcacacaagcatatacaatcCCTGACTAgaaaaacagataagggttagCATTAGAAAATGCATCTGGTTGTTAAATAGCGCTTCAATATgtattcatccaacccatgcacaCCATTGAAAGATGGatttaaaatgaatgaacaaaaaagTTTATGAGTatcagagagagaatgagtgggagGAGAAAGGGAAGACACTCCCTATAAAAATTGGCAGATATTTGAAGGAGATCTGTGGACCATAATCTCATAAGTACTCACGTTGAAATGCCATCAACGTCAACAAAGGCCTTTCTGTACAGTTCAATCCTGAGCATCATCTGAAGACAACGGGCTGCAGTCTGTAGATATTCATTGTTCTGAAGGTACAAAAGACACCAGATCAGCAATACTAGCAGaattattaaattaatgaaagcaatgcttttttttgtttcaactttATATTCATACCTAACTTTGCTTTATaactgggtggtaagaagcttgcttcccaaccacatggcaatCCTACCAtgcaatcctactgcatggcaccttgagcaagtgtcttctgcaatagcctcaggctgaccaaagccttatgagtgaatttggtagacggaaactgaaagaggcctgtcgtatatatgtgtgtgtgtgtcccaccactgcttgaaacttgtgttggtgtgtttatgtccctgtaacttggtggttcggcaagaaaccaataaaataagtaccaggctaagtaaaagtactgggattgattaattcgactaaaaattcttcaaggtggtgcttgagcatagctgcagtctaatgactgaaacaagtaaaagacaagagaTATCAATCAAGGTTTTATTCTACATTACTGCAAGGCATCTCATGCAGCTACCTGTGGCTTGTGAAGTTAAATAGACATGAACTATGAGGAAGCCTATGAAAGAGACTGTCCCTGTTCTTGAATGGTTCACTTAATCCATCACACATGCTAACACCACCACATGGCTCTTGGGTAACTTTAGCAATGTAAACCACTGTGTTGTAAGAATTCAGACTACTAGTCTGGGGATAACTTCATCTTGAGTTCCCTCTGCTCTAATCACAAGTTTCTTTCTTCCCCACTCTGCACTACCTGTCTTGAAGTACCTACAAAAAAAAGATGTCTTGGATGCTACACTGCTTAAGTCATAAACCCTATCTCACCCCCCAAAAGCCCCTTcaaatttacaacaaaaataaataacactatCCAATCCAGTCCAGTTTGTGGAATGGTGGATGGTACTAAAATGGTAAACATATGAcaagtacaaaaatataaagaaaaattgtaaaaaagaaaaaatcctgttCTAAATGTAACAGGTTTTATAGGTGAGGGGCAATAAATTACATTATAGCCACCCACAactttttcaaataatttatcaATGACTTACAGGGAGTTTCAGTTGATCTTTCAGCCAGTTAAGATAAAATTCTAAGTCACTTTTATCCATTGGTTCTTTACCCCAACAAGCAATTTTGGCAATAATTCTGCTGGTctgaaaaatataaggaaataaataaaagatgtatattgATTAGCTTTATGCAAACTTTAATGTAGCAGAAATATTAATGAAACCTAAAATAACtaaagaatttaaattttatcTAATGACAGCAGACACCTTGTACTTGCAAGGTTTTCTTATTCCAGGCCAAACCAAAAGTAACAGATGACACGAAGGGGAATAAACAGGTGATATAACCGATAATATGAAGAGGGGAGTTGATCGCTAGTAAACTGTCCATCAGCACTGTATTACATCCATCACCAAGACATTAGGACAAATGATCAAATCTACCTAGACTTCAAAATGATGTCAGAAGACAGAAACAACATACTGTTGGAAGTAGTGATGGTAAATGATAAAGttgatgaatattttgtttaGATGCTCCAAACCATCAAAACCCTTATCTTTGGAAGGCCACAGATACATAGTCAGTGATGTCACTCTTATCTTTGGAAAGCCACAGATACATAGTCAGTGATGTCACTCTTATCTTTGGAAGGCCACAGATACATAGTCAGTGATGTCACTCTTATCTTTGGAAGGCCACAGATACATAGTCAGTGATGTCACTCNNNNNNNNNNNNNNNNNNNNNNNNNNNNNNNNNNNNNNNNNNNNNNNNNNNNNNNNNNNNNNNNNNNNNNNNNNNNNNNNNNNNNNNNNNNNNNNNNNNNNNNNNNNNNNNNNNNNNNNNNNNNNNNNNNNNNNNNNNNNNNNNNNNNNNNNNNNNNNNNNNNNNNNNNNNNNNNNNNNNNNNNNNNNNNNNNNNNNNNNNNNNNNNNNNNNNNNNNNNNNNNNNNNNNNNNNNNNNNNNNNNNNNNNNNNNNNNNNNNNNNNNNNNNNNNNNNNNNNNNNNNNNNNNNNNNNNNNNNNNNNNNNNNNNNNNNNNNNNNNNNNNNNNNNNNNNNNNNNNNNNNNNNNNNNNNNNNNNNNNNNNNNNNNNNNNNNNNNNNNNNNNNNNNNNNNNNNNNNNNNNNNNNNNNNNNNNNNNNNNNNNNNNNNNNNNNNNNNNNNNNNNNNNNNNNNNNNNNNNNNNNNNNNNNNNNNNNNNNNNNNNNNNNNNNNNNNNNNNNNNNNNNNNNNNNNNNNNNNNNNNNNNNNNNNNNNNNNNNNNNNNNNNNNNNNNNNNNNNNNNNNNNNNNNNNNNNNNNNNNNNNNNNNNNNNNNNNNNNNNNNNNNNNNNNNNNNNNNNNNNNNNNNNNNNNNNNNNNNNNNNNNNNNNNNNNNNNNNNNNNNNNNNNNNNNNNNNNNNNNNNNNNNNNNNNNNNNNNNNNNNNNNNNNNNNNNNNNNNNNNNNNNNNNNNNNNNNNNNNNNNNNNNNNNNNNNNNNNNNNNNNNNNNNNNNNNNNNNNNNNNNNNNNNNNNNNNNNNNNNNNNNNNNNNNNNNNNNNNNNNNNNNNNNNNNNNNNNNNNNNNNNNNNNNNNNNNNNNNNNNNNNNNNNNNNNNNNNNNNNNNNNNNNNNNNNNNNNNNNNNNNNNNNNNNNNNNNNNNNNNNNNNNNNNNNNNNNNNNNNNNNNNNNNNNNNNNNNNNNNNNNNNNNNNNNNNNNNNNNNNNNNNNNNNNNNNNNNNNNNNNNNNNNNNNNNNNNNNNNNNNNNNNNNNNNNNNNNNNNNNNNNNNNNNNNNNNNNNNNNNNNNNNNNNNNNNNNNNNNNNNNNNNNNNNNNNNNNNNNNNNNNNNNNNNNNNNNNNNNNNNNNNNNNNNNNNNNNNNNNNNNNNNNNNNNNNNNNNNNTTATCTTTGGAAAGCCACAGATACATAGTCAGTGATGTCACTCTTATCTTTGGAAGGCCACAGATACATAGTCAGTGATGTCACTCTTATCTTTGGAAAGCCACAGATACATAGTCAGTGATGTCACTCTTATCTTTGGAAGGCCACAGATACATAGTCAGTGATGTCACTCTTATCTTTGGAAGGCCACAGATACATAGTCAGTGATGTCACTCCGTTTTGCAGTGTCATGTGGTGCTTCAATGGGCAGATAACCTAGCAGTGCCCATCTCCTCTCCACCTATGGTTAAATTTTGTCTTCTCTGTGAAAAGCTCTTCTTCCCTTTAATAAATGGTGTTTTTAACCCTACTGGGTATCCACACACCCCAATCCCCCAGCAAACTGGGAGGAGTTGGTGGTTTAATCACTGGCTACCCAACTATAAGACAGGCTGTATATGGTTAAATGGTATGAGTGGCATATAGAATCTGACTTGATTACTTTAGTTGCAGCCACTATGTCTGAAATCACACAAGGTTAGAACCTGAGTATTTGAATTGCCGAGACATGTTTAGAATAAGCTGAAAGGAAAGCAAGCTAATATGTACCATATAAAATTTAAAGGCAAAATTTTCATGTGGTGCTTCAATAATCCAGTGAATTATGGGACTCAGCACTCAGGACATGAAAGTAGTACTTCATCATAGCTGTTGTTAGCAGAAAACTACTTCACTGCAGCTGTTATTAAGAGAAAAATAGTCCACTGTGGCTGTTGTTAACAACTCTTGCATCTTAACACTGAAGAGGTTTCCTGGAGGGAGTACAAATACAGAAtagttagaaaaagaaacaaaaggctGCTCACCTGGTTAACTATGAATCGATCACTTCTATTCAGAAGGTGCAGGAAAGGGGTCCAAACTGACTCCCTGTTCTTGCGAGCGTAATCTCTGAAGATCTCGACATAAGACTTGTCCTCCTGGAAtgcagatatttcaaaatttattcatcATCACGCTAACAAAGTAACAGTTTATTACATTGCCaaattaaattcaataattaattaataattattatcaaagaattacTTCAAACATTTCGTACCATATCAGAACAAAGTCTTATGTGATAAAATGCTGTCATGCCCATAGAAATGATTTACTGTAAAAACTCATGTGATTTATGCGCTTTTTttgcaaaagtaaaaataaactttagggggtgcataaattacatgagtatgTAGCGTACACTTGAGTGAAATCCCTCtaccctttattatatatacgtacatacgaatgtaGCAGACAACAGCTAATCTTTGGCCGCTATTTGGACTCAGTTGTGTCCACTGCTCTGATTGGTTGGTGCTGGCACAATTTGTCTATTACTGATGCACCAATATGCAACATATAACCAGTCGGAGCCCCTAAATAACATCACGTGAGATGTTATTTTCTCAAGCTCGCTTGAGCATACTGTTCATTATAAAAACTCAGCTACTCCTTGTCTCGATGcctaaggtctagccactgaccacacaagacacagccagttccagtgacAATGCCAGATGCTCAGGTTTCAACACTGCACTGTTCATGAATTACTTCACCCTGGATCAACAGGAAAGATACACCCTGCGAGCCAGACAACACCCATCCAACAGCATTACAGCAATCTCTTTCTTCATCGCTACCATCTTCTTCTTAACGACGTCAACGACATCTCTATGTACACAGCAACCAGCAACACTGCACAGGTTCTAACACGGCATTGTTCGTgtattacttcaccatggttaacagcaaataccTGTAAGAACTCATGTACAAGTAACCCAAGCAGCAGCATTACTGCCACAACTTCGTATGACACGTACTGCAACTCTGGCTCTGCATCATTgtcacaacttcttgatacagtatttcaatcAATGTATACAATTGACTACGAAACTGGTATTtctcattcttgtgtctatgaacatttGCCTAACTTCTCATTACagactctttcactttcttcctcACTGTTTTTCCTATATgtagcacacgcatacatccctgcacatacatacactttgttcTCACGACGGCCTGCCTAATGTTCTGtatacacgacacacacacaaccatacatgttAACCTATCAATAAATGTTCTCTCTCAAATATTGTATTCAGTTGTGTCACTGCACATTCCCCTCACTTGCACAGGATATATATTATTCCAGCCTTCAGAACATAGTTGTTATTAAATGGTCATGCCACACTTCACCAGGACCATCTAAAAGTAGATAGTTTCcagaatttgttttgaaatttatttttttgttgaaaaacaaaagatgtacAACTTTTACAACAACACAGTACACCTATTCTAAAACTGGAATACACATGATAATAGGATACACATATTAAGAGAATACACCTAATAGATaattaatatataactataaattatagctaaaaaataattaatatatatctaaaagtTATAATTAACCCTTTCCTTGcaaaaatcagatatatccactcaaaattacCATTATCCtttactgcagaaagcagtttcaTATACAAGGAAGGTCTTGTTTGAAACTATTTCTTGTGAGATGTGTTTATTACAACAATGTATCTTGCAAAAAATAccaattttattttttggtagatatttaatatcattatagAAATAACTATGAAAGTTAGTTTCACAGTCAAAGGGTTAAAGATaaataagctaaaataaaaataggatTACCTTCAGAATGTCATCACAAACGGTGAGAATATATTGCAAGGTTTGATCTTTGGCAATGTGGTTCATTAAATTAATGAATGTTTTAGCAAACTGtaaatagaaaatgataaaaacaaaaataataaggaGCCAGTTAACAATGAACTGGTAGTTGTTTAACTACAGGTCAGCCATCATcaaagcagacctatgatcaaaggtgttccagatgtgaccatcatgtttttctttttatttgttgtatattGGACTatgttttcaaatgtattttctttGCCTGCCTTTTTTTAAGGCAGTATGGTTGTTGTTTCTGGCAGATTGAATGACCATGCAGAGATGCAAACAtaactgagtggttaagaagatcactttgcaaccatgtggtttttggttcaatcctactgcacaaCACCAtgagcaagtaccttctactacagctctgggctgaccaatgccttgtgagtgaatttagtagacagagacTGTGTGAAAAcctgttgtgtgttgtgtgtgtttgtcccctagccaacacttgacaactggtgttagtttgtttatgtccctgtaactcagcagtttggcaaaagagaccaacagttTAAGTAAcaggttaaacaaaaacaacaataaacactggggttaaccaaccattttacagagcatcaatttaaaaaaaaaattaattttcatcttGTGAAGATCTAAGTTGAAGACTGTAAGTTCTCTCAGGATGGGTACCAGTAGAGAGAGATGAACAAAAAACTTGCTCAAGCAATACAGAAACATTTAAATTTGCAGAACTATTTCAAgcatgcttattgattcacatccactttcccatgatGCCATTAGCTGGATGACTCTGCTGTCAGCGTTTTGTCAGATAAAGAGAAATTTGTCGATTTGGTTATGACATAATTGTTATTCTCctttgattaaaaaaatgaaaacaaaatacatgtaaaatggaaacgaaaaagaaagatttaTACCTGCATGGGGGTTTCAGCTAACATGCGTTTCTTAACCTCGATGTTGTTTTGGTCAAACTTTGAGACAAACATGTAGTCTTCCTGGGAGATCATCTGGCCCCtaaattcaaagaaagaaatcaattataAATGTAGAGTTCTCAGAGGAAGAGCtggcataaatataattttttattatttttttaaattttttatttttttttattgcccacagggggctaaacatagacgggacaaacaaggacagacaaagggattaagtcgattatatcgaccccagtgattaactggtacttatttaatcgaccccgaaaggatgaaaggcaaagttg
This window encodes:
- the LOC106874994 gene encoding V-type proton ATPase subunit H isoform X1, giving the protein MASLRGQEIVSVISNIEDLEKGAQTATSTLQRHANDIRANRINWQCYLQGQMISQEDYMFVSKFDQNNIEVKKRMLAETPMQFAKTFINLMNHIAKDQTLQYILTVCDDILKEDKSYVEIFRDYARKNRESVWTPFLHLLNRSDRFIVNQTSRIIAKIACWGKEPMDKSDLEFYLNWLKDQLKLPNNEYLQTAARCLQMMLRIELYRKAFVDVDGISTIVTVLAGSKVGFQIQYQLIFCLWSLSFSPKLVEKMNKYNIIEILSDILSESVKEKVSRIILSTFRNLLEKTSENDVIQEHALAMVQCKVLKQLELIEARKNEDPEFEDDLKYLQEKLLASVQDLSSFDEYSNEVKSGRLEWSPVHRSDRFWRENAMRLNEKNYELLKILVRLLESSKDPLILSVAAHDFGEYVRYYPRGKNVIEKLGAKQLVMQYLTHEDPNVRYEALIAVQKLMVHNWEYLGKQLEGREPVSSQPGLAAVKG
- the LOC106874994 gene encoding V-type proton ATPase subunit H isoform X2, with protein sequence MKHKLTIEDVPKEKEDTSSAQTATSTLQRHANDIRANRINWQCYLQGQMISQEDYMFVSKFDQNNIEVKKRMLAETPMQFAKTFINLMNHIAKDQTLQYILTVCDDILKEDKSYVEIFRDYARKNRESVWTPFLHLLNRSDRFIVNQTSRIIAKIACWGKEPMDKSDLEFYLNWLKDQLKLPNNEYLQTAARCLQMMLRIELYRKAFVDVDGISTIVTVLAGSKVGFQIQYQLIFCLWSLSFSPKLVEKMNKYNIIEILSDILSESVKEKVSRIILSTFRNLLEKTSENDVIQEHALAMVQCKVLKQLELIEARKNEDPEFEDDLKYLQEKLLASVQDLSSFDEYSNEVKSGRLEWSPVHRSDRFWRENAMRLNEKNYELLKILVRLLESSKDPLILSVAAHDFGEYVRYYPRGKNVIEKLGAKQLVMQYLTHEDPNVRYEALIAVQKLMVHNWEYLGKQLEGREPVSSQPGLAAVKG